A region of Caldicoprobacter guelmensis DNA encodes the following proteins:
- the rhaI gene encoding L-rhamnose isomerase, with the protein MTRDQIYSLWEQRQKDRGIDVEWVKERLKNFKVETPSWGYGDSGTRFKVFKQRGVPRNLFEKLEDAAQVHKVTGMCPTVAIHIPWDKVDDFEKVKEYAASLGLKIGAVNPNLFQDDDYKFGSLTNTDSAVRRKAIHHIMECIEIARKVDSRIISLWLADGTNYPGQGDIRARKNWLEEALFEVVNAMDSDMRLLIEYKFFEPAFYHTDIADWGMAYAFAMKLGEKAQVLVDLGHHPLGTNVEHIVAFLLDEGKIGGFHFNNKKYADDDLIVGSINPYELFLIFNELVAASLDPKTAKTAENIAYMIDQSHNIEPKIPAMIRSVLNVQTAYAKALLVNREVLKEAQMHNDVMAAEAAVREAFECDVTPLLEAVREEMGLAPDPMKAYLESGYGEKILERGIGGQGWE; encoded by the coding sequence ATGACGAGGGATCAAATATATTCTTTGTGGGAGCAGAGGCAGAAAGACAGAGGTATAGATGTAGAGTGGGTAAAGGAGAGGCTCAAAAACTTTAAGGTGGAGACCCCTTCCTGGGGATATGGGGATTCTGGGACGAGGTTTAAGGTTTTTAAACAAAGAGGAGTGCCAAGGAATCTGTTTGAGAAGCTGGAAGATGCCGCTCAGGTGCACAAGGTAACCGGAATGTGTCCCACCGTGGCTATTCATATTCCATGGGATAAAGTGGATGACTTTGAAAAAGTTAAGGAATATGCGGCCAGCCTGGGATTGAAGATAGGAGCGGTCAACCCTAACTTATTTCAAGATGATGATTATAAATTCGGGAGCCTTACGAATACCGACTCTGCCGTAAGGAGAAAAGCTATACACCATATCATGGAATGCATAGAGATTGCACGAAAGGTCGATTCCAGGATAATAAGCCTGTGGCTTGCCGATGGAACCAATTATCCTGGGCAGGGAGACATACGTGCGCGCAAAAACTGGCTTGAAGAAGCGCTCTTTGAGGTAGTCAACGCCATGGACAGCGATATGAGGCTTTTGATTGAATACAAATTCTTTGAGCCGGCCTTTTATCACACCGACATAGCCGATTGGGGAATGGCTTATGCCTTTGCTATGAAGCTGGGCGAAAAGGCTCAAGTGCTGGTAGACCTGGGACATCATCCTCTGGGGACCAACGTGGAACACATTGTGGCCTTCCTGCTGGATGAGGGAAAGATTGGAGGTTTTCATTTTAACAACAAGAAGTACGCCGATGACGATTTGATAGTGGGCTCCATCAATCCCTATGAGCTGTTCCTGATTTTCAACGAGCTGGTGGCCGCCAGCCTTGACCCTAAGACAGCAAAGACGGCAGAAAATATAGCGTATATGATTGACCAAAGCCACAACATAGAGCCCAAGATACCTGCTATGATCCGCTCGGTGTTGAACGTGCAGACGGCATATGCCAAAGCTTTGCTGGTAAATCGCGAAGTATTGAAAGAGGCGCAGATGCACAATGACGTCATGGCGGCAGAGGCTGCAGTGCGCGAGGCCTTTGAATGCGATGTAACGCCTTTGCTTGAAGCGGTGCGTGAAGAGATGGGTCTTGCGCCTGATCCCATGAAGGCATACCTGGAAAGCGGATATGGCGAGAAGATTTTGGAAAGAGGCATAGGCGGACAGGGTTGGGAATAA
- a CDS encoding sensory rhodopsin transducer, whose translation MNTDQKAGAKVWYIPDCYYPSISSPGHYVSHEAVCVLNPGKEDAHMTLTLYFEDREPMRGFHAVCKAERTNHIRLDKIKDVNGNGVPQGVPYAIMVESDQPIIVQYSRLDTTQAEMALMTTMAYPVK comes from the coding sequence ATGAATACAGATCAAAAAGCTGGAGCAAAGGTGTGGTACATACCGGATTGCTATTATCCTTCTATAAGCAGTCCGGGGCATTATGTGAGCCACGAAGCGGTATGCGTTCTCAATCCAGGGAAAGAAGATGCGCATATGACTCTAACGCTGTATTTTGAAGATCGGGAGCCCATGCGCGGTTTTCATGCTGTGTGCAAAGCCGAGCGTACTAACCATATACGTCTGGATAAGATAAAGGACGTAAATGGCAATGGGGTGCCCCAGGGCGTGCCCTATGCCATAATGGTAGAGAGTGACCAGCCGATAATAGTTCAATATTCCAGGCTGGACACCACACAGGCTGAGATGGCCTTGATGACAACCATGGCTTATCCAGTTAAGTGA
- a CDS encoding family 78 glycoside hydrolase catalytic domain, translated as MLEVGNLRCEYKVNPIGIDVKNPRISWVIKSDGRNILQAAYQIHVSTDEEFKCIVWDSGKVDSDESIHVEYKGEPLKSRTRYYYRVRVWDQRGRASNWSETAFWEMGLLNASEWMANWITPNIGDNPSNLQACPLMRKVFEVDGEVKSARIYATSLGLYELHLNGKRVGDFYFTPGWTSYNKRLQYQTYDVTEMLKEGQNAIGVILGNGWYKGNLAWEGRRNIYGDRLAALIQMHIIYEDGREQVVVSDRSWKASTGPIIMSEIYHGEIYDARLEKPGWDEADYNDSDWYDVEELDKPKDIIVAQEGPPVRIVEQIKPVAILTTPAGETVLDMGQNMVGWVRFAVEGPAGSKVVLQHAEVLDKDGNFYTANLRKAKQTVEYILKGIGREVFEPHFTFQGFRYVKLVEYPGQPSLDDFVGMVVHSDMELTGSFECSNSLVNRLQQNILWSQRGNFVDVPTDCPQRDERLGWTGDAQVFIRTACFNMNVASFFTKWLKDLKADQLSDGGVPFVIPNVLGGDHHSSAAWGDAAVICPWTVYLCYGDKRILEEQYESMKAWVEYIRRQGNNEYLWNTGFHFGDWLGLDAKEGSYVGATATDFIATAFYAYSTSLLVKAAKVLGKTEDVEEYSKLYANIVNAFRKEFVTPKGRLAVPTQTAHVLALMFNLVEEKDRKRTIDTLVDYIEKNKYHLTTGFVGTPYLCHVLSQNGYSDVAYKLLLQTDYPSWLYQVTKGATTIWEHWDGIKPDGSFWSPDMNSFNHYAYGSIGDWLYRVVAGIDTDEERPGYKHIYIRPTLGEGLTYAKAELKSMYGKVKSEWRIQDGCIEISVCVPHNTTATVVLPFATSDAVYESGKRLAEAEGVLKHETVNGGVKLEIGSGEYVFTYGLKKPEAVNCLT; from the coding sequence ATGCTTGAAGTAGGTAATTTGAGGTGTGAATATAAGGTCAATCCTATAGGCATTGACGTGAAAAATCCCAGGATAAGCTGGGTCATAAAGTCAGATGGACGAAATATTTTGCAGGCCGCTTACCAGATACATGTCTCTACGGATGAGGAATTTAAGTGCATCGTATGGGATAGCGGAAAGGTTGACTCCGATGAGTCCATCCATGTCGAGTACAAAGGTGAGCCATTGAAATCGCGTACACGGTATTATTATAGGGTGCGGGTATGGGACCAGAGAGGCAGAGCGTCCAATTGGAGTGAAACGGCTTTTTGGGAGATGGGGCTTTTGAATGCCAGCGAATGGATGGCCAACTGGATTACGCCGAATATCGGAGATAATCCATCGAACCTACAAGCCTGTCCCTTGATGAGGAAAGTTTTTGAAGTCGACGGCGAAGTAAAATCAGCCAGAATATATGCTACCAGCCTTGGCCTGTATGAGCTCCATTTAAATGGGAAAAGAGTGGGCGATTTCTATTTTACTCCTGGCTGGACCAGCTATAACAAGCGGCTGCAGTATCAAACATATGATGTAACCGAGATGCTTAAAGAGGGGCAGAATGCCATTGGCGTTATATTGGGTAATGGGTGGTACAAAGGCAACCTTGCCTGGGAAGGCCGGAGAAATATATACGGCGATAGGTTGGCGGCTCTTATACAGATGCATATTATTTACGAAGATGGCAGGGAACAGGTGGTTGTATCGGACAGGAGCTGGAAGGCATCTACAGGTCCCATTATTATGTCCGAAATCTATCACGGGGAAATCTACGATGCTCGATTAGAAAAGCCGGGCTGGGATGAAGCGGATTACAATGATTCTGATTGGTATGACGTGGAGGAATTGGATAAACCGAAGGACATAATAGTTGCTCAGGAAGGACCGCCCGTTCGTATCGTTGAGCAGATTAAGCCGGTGGCCATTTTAACAACTCCTGCCGGTGAGACGGTTTTGGATATGGGACAGAACATGGTGGGCTGGGTGCGTTTTGCGGTAGAAGGGCCGGCTGGGAGCAAGGTGGTGCTGCAGCATGCAGAGGTATTGGATAAAGACGGCAATTTTTATACTGCAAATCTGCGGAAAGCCAAACAAACGGTTGAGTACATTTTAAAGGGCATAGGCAGAGAAGTATTTGAACCACATTTTACATTCCAAGGGTTTAGATACGTAAAGTTGGTGGAATACCCGGGTCAGCCTTCGCTTGATGACTTTGTTGGAATGGTAGTGCATTCTGATATGGAACTGACCGGCAGCTTCGAATGCTCAAATTCTTTGGTTAACAGGCTTCAGCAAAATATTTTGTGGTCGCAAAGAGGTAATTTCGTAGATGTTCCGACTGATTGCCCTCAAAGGGATGAGCGCCTTGGCTGGACAGGAGACGCGCAGGTGTTTATCCGAACCGCCTGCTTTAACATGAACGTTGCCTCGTTCTTCACGAAGTGGCTTAAAGATTTGAAGGCTGACCAGCTGAGCGATGGCGGAGTGCCTTTTGTGATTCCAAATGTTCTGGGCGGCGATCATCATTCGTCGGCTGCATGGGGAGATGCGGCTGTGATATGCCCTTGGACGGTGTATTTGTGCTATGGCGACAAGAGAATCCTTGAAGAGCAGTATGAGAGCATGAAGGCCTGGGTGGAATATATAAGGCGGCAGGGGAATAATGAGTACTTATGGAATACCGGCTTTCATTTTGGCGACTGGCTGGGGTTGGATGCAAAAGAGGGAAGCTATGTAGGAGCTACGGCAACTGATTTTATTGCCACGGCTTTTTATGCGTATTCTACAAGCCTGCTTGTGAAAGCCGCCAAAGTTCTGGGTAAAACCGAGGACGTAGAAGAATATTCAAAGCTGTATGCCAATATAGTGAATGCTTTTAGAAAAGAGTTTGTGACGCCAAAGGGGAGGCTGGCGGTTCCTACACAGACCGCCCATGTGCTGGCACTTATGTTCAACCTTGTAGAGGAAAAGGACCGCAAGCGCACCATCGATACGCTGGTGGACTATATCGAGAAAAATAAATACCATTTGACCACGGGTTTTGTGGGCACGCCCTATCTATGTCATGTGCTGAGCCAGAATGGTTACAGCGATGTGGCTTACAAACTGCTCTTGCAGACCGATTACCCGTCATGGCTGTATCAGGTGACTAAGGGTGCAACCACCATTTGGGAGCACTGGGATGGGATCAAACCGGATGGCTCTTTCTGGAGTCCCGACATGAACTCTTTCAACCACTATGCCTATGGTTCCATCGGCGATTGGCTTTACAGGGTGGTGGCTGGAATTGATACCGATGAAGAAAGGCCCGGATATAAGCATATATACATCAGGCCAACGCTGGGTGAGGGGTTGACCTATGCAAAGGCTGAGCTAAAGTCGATGTACGGAAAGGTCAAATCTGAGTGGAGGATACAGGACGGCTGTATAGAAATATCGGTATGCGTGCCTCACAATACAACTGCTACTGTGGTGTTGCCGTTTGCTACATCTGATGCGGTTTATGAGAGCGGCAAGAGATTGGCGGAGGCAGAAGGAGTATTAAAGCATGAGACAGTCAATGGTGGAGTGAAATTAGAAATAGGGTCTGGAGAGTACGTTTTTACATATGGACTGAAAAAGCCTGAAGCTGTAAATTGCCTAACATAA
- a CDS encoding sugar phosphate isomerase/epimerase family protein, which translates to MKVCFSTLGCPDWSWEEILVAAKDLGYDGIELRGLGNEIYVPKAKPFLPEHIQASKRQLEDKGLEISCITSSCYLHEKDTETYIKEGMEYIDLASQLNARFIRVLGDSNPWPKVPVDVKQVVAMLKKLGDYASTKGVIVLLETNGVFANSNVMLKTMEELQHPYIGVLWDIHHPYRFMGESVFLTYNRLKKYIRHVHVKDSRLEKGGVRYCLIGEGDIPIKEAMDLLMQDGYTGYISLEWLKRWYYDLEEPGIVFPHFINAIKGMLS; encoded by the coding sequence ATGAAGGTATGCTTTTCAACTTTGGGATGTCCGGACTGGTCGTGGGAAGAGATTCTGGTGGCAGCCAAGGATCTGGGCTATGATGGCATAGAGCTGAGAGGTTTGGGCAATGAGATTTATGTACCCAAGGCTAAGCCGTTTCTACCTGAACACATACAGGCATCAAAACGTCAATTGGAGGATAAAGGGCTTGAAATCTCATGCATTACCTCTTCTTGCTACCTTCATGAAAAAGACACGGAGACATACATTAAGGAGGGTATGGAATATATCGACCTGGCCAGCCAGTTAAACGCTCGATTTATAAGGGTATTAGGGGATAGCAACCCCTGGCCTAAAGTACCTGTAGATGTAAAACAGGTTGTAGCGATGCTCAAGAAGTTGGGAGACTATGCATCCACAAAAGGCGTAATAGTGTTGCTTGAAACTAATGGGGTGTTTGCAAATTCGAATGTGATGTTAAAGACGATGGAAGAGCTCCAGCATCCATACATCGGCGTGTTGTGGGATATTCATCATCCTTACAGGTTTATGGGCGAGTCAGTGTTTTTAACATATAACAGGCTAAAAAAATATATACGCCATGTCCATGTAAAGGATTCGAGGTTAGAGAAAGGCGGCGTTAGGTACTGCCTAATAGGTGAGGGTGATATTCCAATAAAAGAAGCAATGGACCTCCTTATGCAGGACGGTTATACAGGGTATATCTCTTTGGAATGGCTTAAACGATGGTATTATGACTTAGAAGAGCCGGGCATAGTTTTTCCTCATTTCATAAACGCCATCAAAGGTATGCTGAGTTGA
- a CDS encoding FAD-binding protein, whose product MKHYKCDVLVVGGGGAALRAAIAARELDPQCRVILVTKGKLGTTGTTANSCSDRMAFHATLPHTEPGGEDAWKYHADDIYRLGGRVSDYDLAVILAKKSCEAFEYLDSLGVPFVKKDGKAHQFVTDGSKYARACYTGPKTAIHIEEALVRRARELNLEVVENSMVVSLVVEDGAIAGAIGVNEEEKILVFETPAVVLGTGGGGEVFEYNVYPSGATGDGYALALRAGASLVNMEFIQIGLSSVKTKLACSGSLMRAVPRFVNDQGEEFLLKYFPEGTTWMGVYNVVFEKGASWPVSCEHASSQIDIAVFKEITKGRKVYLDFSANPQGFRFDQLKAENRQRYAQEISNPVSEAERDASPLMRLKEINSASIQWLKDHGIDLEKGEMIEIVPAAQHFQGGVKIRERGNTEIKGLFAAGECAGGQHGANRPGGNALLDCQVFGKIAGEAAVEYAKTISSRVRWTAERLNNVSKEELIWTGNEGIEMVKPSEKDARSIDALDLKREVQRLMGRYVSIVRTYEGLKIAWQRLGELERYKVRRGGLSLIEYYECLNLLLVAKATVFACLQRWESRGPHLFFESEEDLKPVPGNPDYEKYFVIRYRGNELVAEAQVPVRPTDMGG is encoded by the coding sequence ATGAAGCATTACAAGTGTGATGTGCTGGTTGTAGGTGGGGGAGGAGCTGCGCTGAGGGCTGCGATTGCGGCCAGGGAGCTTGACCCCCAATGCAGGGTGATTTTGGTTACCAAGGGTAAGCTGGGCACTACTGGTACCACTGCCAATTCGTGTTCCGACAGAATGGCGTTCCATGCCACGCTGCCCCATACCGAACCGGGGGGAGAAGATGCATGGAAGTACCACGCCGATGATATCTACAGGCTGGGTGGAAGAGTGTCGGATTACGACCTGGCAGTAATCCTTGCTAAAAAGTCGTGTGAGGCGTTTGAATATTTGGATTCTCTTGGAGTGCCGTTTGTCAAAAAGGACGGCAAAGCTCACCAGTTTGTCACCGATGGTTCAAAATACGCCAGAGCTTGTTATACAGGCCCCAAGACCGCCATTCACATAGAAGAAGCTCTGGTGAGAAGGGCAAGAGAGCTTAATCTTGAAGTGGTTGAAAACAGCATGGTAGTCAGCCTTGTAGTGGAGGATGGCGCAATAGCAGGGGCTATTGGCGTAAATGAAGAGGAAAAGATACTTGTATTTGAAACTCCTGCAGTTGTGCTGGGTACCGGCGGTGGTGGAGAGGTTTTTGAATATAACGTCTATCCTTCCGGTGCAACAGGTGACGGGTATGCCCTGGCATTGAGAGCAGGTGCATCTTTAGTAAACATGGAGTTTATACAGATCGGTTTGTCATCAGTTAAGACCAAGTTGGCCTGTTCGGGAAGCCTTATGAGGGCGGTACCACGCTTTGTAAACGACCAGGGGGAAGAGTTTTTGCTCAAGTATTTCCCAGAGGGTACCACGTGGATGGGGGTGTACAACGTCGTATTTGAGAAGGGTGCCAGCTGGCCGGTATCCTGCGAGCATGCCTCCAGCCAGATAGACATCGCTGTCTTCAAAGAAATTACGAAGGGCAGAAAGGTATATCTTGACTTTTCCGCAAATCCGCAGGGATTTCGGTTTGACCAGTTGAAAGCCGAAAATCGACAGAGATACGCTCAGGAGATAAGCAATCCGGTGTCTGAAGCAGAACGAGATGCCAGCCCACTCATGCGACTTAAAGAGATCAACTCTGCGTCGATTCAATGGCTTAAAGATCACGGCATTGACCTTGAGAAAGGCGAAATGATTGAGATAGTGCCTGCTGCACAGCATTTCCAAGGCGGGGTCAAGATAAGGGAAAGGGGCAATACGGAGATAAAGGGATTGTTTGCCGCCGGTGAGTGTGCTGGAGGGCAGCACGGTGCCAACAGACCCGGAGGTAACGCGCTTTTGGACTGTCAGGTGTTTGGCAAAATAGCCGGAGAAGCGGCGGTAGAGTACGCCAAAACGATCTCTTCAAGGGTAAGGTGGACTGCAGAAAGGCTGAATAACGTCTCGAAAGAGGAGCTCATATGGACAGGCAATGAAGGAATTGAAATGGTCAAGCCAAGCGAAAAGGACGCAAGAAGCATAGATGCTTTGGACCTTAAACGAGAGGTTCAAAGGTTGATGGGGCGATACGTTTCAATAGTTCGCACATATGAGGGCCTTAAAATTGCATGGCAACGTTTGGGAGAGCTGGAGCGATATAAGGTGCGACGAGGAGGTTTAAGCCTTATAGAATACTATGAATGCCTCAATCTTTTGTTGGTGGCTAAGGCTACAGTGTTTGCCTGCTTGCAGCGCTGGGAGAGCAGGGGACCGCACCTGTTTTTCGAGTCAGAAGAAGATTTAAAGCCTGTACCCGGCAATCCAGACTACGAGAAGTATTTTGTCATAAGGTACAGAGGTAATGAGCTGGTAGCCGAGGCTCAAGTTCCTGTAAGACCAACCGATATGGGAGGGTGA
- a CDS encoding oxidoreductase — MLDKHEKFQLKSIDDMVKKIKTLGLTMPISANVDALLQSVKLGDKVIPNSMAIQPMEGCDGTTAGEPDELTFRRYRRFASGGAGLIWIEATAVVPEGRANPRQLYLCHQTKDGFARLLDTIIEAAKAQFGSNYRPYTVIQLTHSGRYSKPEGRPAPIIAARNPYLDGNLPDDYPVISDEQLQELEDRFVEAAELASQIGFDAVDIKSCHRYLNSELLSAFTREGNYGGSFENRTRFLINIVDKIKQRLGDAIEVTLRLNVYDAIPYPYGWGVDKEDHRKPDLTEPIRLVKILRGKGIRMVNITCGNPYYNPHVNRPYDSGPYIPPEHPLVGVARMLEVARVVQENVPDMVVLSSGLSWLRHLAPYVAAGCLKEGWFKLAGFGRLAFAYPDFAKDIIEKGALEPNKCCIACGKCSEIMRDGGKAGCVIRDAEIYAPIYKAGREGKPPIQSNRLAEHV, encoded by the coding sequence ATGTTAGATAAGCATGAGAAGTTTCAACTGAAAAGCATTGACGACATGGTAAAGAAGATAAAAACTCTGGGATTAACCATGCCGATATCTGCGAATGTTGATGCATTGCTGCAATCAGTTAAGTTGGGAGACAAGGTAATCCCCAATTCCATGGCAATACAGCCAATGGAAGGCTGTGATGGGACAACTGCAGGAGAACCAGATGAGCTGACCTTCAGGCGTTACCGCCGTTTTGCATCTGGAGGGGCGGGCCTTATATGGATTGAAGCTACTGCCGTTGTGCCCGAGGGCAGGGCCAATCCAAGGCAGCTTTACTTGTGCCACCAAACCAAGGACGGCTTTGCACGGCTTCTCGATACCATAATCGAGGCTGCAAAAGCGCAGTTTGGCTCTAATTATCGTCCTTATACCGTTATTCAGCTTACCCATTCTGGACGATACAGCAAACCGGAGGGGAGACCCGCTCCCATCATTGCTGCCAGAAACCCATATCTTGACGGCAATCTCCCTGATGACTACCCGGTGATTTCGGATGAGCAACTGCAGGAGCTGGAGGACAGGTTTGTTGAAGCGGCTGAACTGGCAAGTCAAATTGGCTTTGATGCTGTGGATATAAAGAGTTGTCACAGGTATTTGAATTCGGAGCTGCTATCGGCTTTCACCAGGGAAGGCAATTACGGAGGAAGTTTTGAAAACCGGACTCGATTCCTCATAAATATTGTCGATAAAATAAAGCAACGCTTGGGCGATGCCATAGAGGTTACTCTGAGGCTTAACGTCTACGATGCCATACCTTATCCTTATGGATGGGGTGTAGATAAAGAGGATCACAGAAAGCCAGATTTGACTGAACCTATACGGCTGGTAAAGATTCTACGCGGTAAAGGCATCAGGATGGTCAATATCACCTGTGGTAATCCCTATTATAATCCTCATGTCAACAGGCCTTATGACAGCGGCCCTTATATTCCGCCCGAACATCCTTTGGTAGGAGTTGCAAGGATGCTGGAAGTGGCAAGGGTGGTTCAAGAAAACGTACCTGATATGGTGGTATTGTCGTCAGGGCTGTCTTGGTTGAGGCATCTGGCTCCTTATGTAGCAGCCGGTTGTCTCAAAGAAGGCTGGTTCAAATTGGCTGGGTTTGGACGACTGGCCTTTGCTTATCCAGATTTTGCCAAGGACATAATTGAGAAAGGTGCGCTAGAGCCTAATAAGTGTTGCATCGCCTGCGGTAAATGCTCCGAGATAATGAGGGACGGCGGCAAGGCGGGATGTGTAATCAGGGATGCTGAAATTTATGCCCCTATATACAAGGCTGGAAGGGAAGGCAAGCCGCCTATACAGAGCAATAGGCTGGCTGAACATGTATAG
- the lipA gene encoding lipoyl synthase: MHSRKPEWLRIRVQSGHQRNQVKKLLNSLSLHTVCEEANCPNLMECFSKGTATFMILGNICTRNCTFCNVRKGHVQPVDPQEPMRIAQAVSALQIKHAVITSVTRDDLPDGGASHFAEVVEQVKKLCPEVTVEVLIPDFQGNLEALEKVVKAGPEVVSHNIETVPRLYPYVRPQASYHRSLNLLKNVKKIDHGIFTKSGLMVGLGEKFEEVVAVMKDLRNCGCDFLTIGQYLAPSPFHHPVVEYIHPNIFEEYKHIALEMGFLFVAAGPLVRSSYHAEKALELTDI, encoded by the coding sequence ATGCACTCAAGAAAACCCGAGTGGTTGCGAATCCGCGTTCAGAGCGGGCATCAGCGCAACCAGGTAAAAAAGCTGCTTAATTCACTTTCCCTTCACACAGTATGTGAGGAAGCCAATTGCCCCAACCTCATGGAATGCTTCAGCAAAGGAACAGCCACCTTTATGATTCTGGGAAATATATGTACCAGGAATTGCACCTTTTGCAATGTACGCAAAGGACATGTTCAACCAGTAGACCCACAGGAACCTATGCGTATTGCTCAGGCTGTTAGCGCACTACAGATTAAACATGCTGTAATAACCTCTGTCACTAGGGACGATTTGCCTGATGGTGGGGCCTCTCATTTCGCAGAAGTAGTAGAACAAGTCAAAAAATTATGTCCGGAAGTAACGGTGGAAGTCTTAATTCCCGATTTTCAGGGAAATTTAGAAGCTTTAGAAAAAGTAGTAAAAGCGGGACCAGAAGTTGTTAGCCATAATATAGAAACGGTGCCGAGGCTTTATCCTTACGTACGCCCTCAAGCATCCTATCACCGTTCTCTTAATCTTTTGAAGAATGTGAAAAAAATTGATCATGGGATTTTTACCAAATCCGGCCTTATGGTAGGGTTGGGCGAAAAATTCGAAGAAGTGGTGGCTGTGATGAAAGATTTGCGAAATTGTGGTTGTGATTTTTTAACCATCGGCCAGTACCTGGCACCTTCACCATTTCACCATCCTGTTGTCGAATATATTCACCCTAACATTTTTGAAGAATACAAGCACATAGCTCTAGAAATGGGGTTTCTATTTGTAGCCGCCGGACCCTTAGTAAGGAGTTCCTACCATGCTGAAAAGGCCCTGGAATTAACCGATATTTAA
- the lipB gene encoding lipoyl(octanoyl) transferase LipB, protein MYINQLEKRQTANNCIQMVFLGMVPYEEGLTIQEKLVALRQKEKIEDVLLLLEHPPVITVGRRGKQSNILLSPDELTARGVKVYYVDRGGDVTYHGPGQIVGYPILNLKQYGKDIRSFVWNVEEVFIQLLKKEYGIAAGRNLEYRGVWVKDEKITSIGFAIKQWVTKHGFAFNVNTNLEHFKWIHPCGITDCSMTSLEKILGYKQDMTKVMRQVASYFGEIFQTDYRFVDKHELDNWLKEA, encoded by the coding sequence ATGTACATTAACCAGCTTGAAAAGCGTCAAACTGCCAATAATTGTATTCAAATGGTGTTTTTAGGGATGGTCCCTTATGAGGAAGGATTGACCATCCAAGAAAAGCTTGTTGCTCTCAGACAGAAAGAAAAAATCGAAGACGTGTTGTTACTGTTAGAACATCCACCTGTAATAACTGTTGGGAGACGAGGAAAGCAATCCAATATATTGCTTTCTCCTGATGAATTAACTGCTCGCGGTGTAAAAGTGTATTATGTTGATCGTGGAGGGGATGTAACATACCATGGCCCCGGTCAAATCGTGGGCTATCCCATTTTAAATTTAAAGCAGTATGGAAAGGATATAAGAAGTTTTGTTTGGAACGTAGAAGAAGTCTTTATACAACTCCTGAAAAAAGAATACGGCATTGCAGCTGGAAGAAACCTAGAATATAGAGGCGTATGGGTAAAGGATGAAAAAATAACATCAATTGGATTTGCTATTAAACAGTGGGTAACCAAACATGGATTCGCTTTTAACGTAAATACCAATTTAGAACATTTTAAATGGATACATCCCTGTGGCATAACAGATTGCAGCATGACCTCTTTAGAGAAGATTCTGGGTTACAAGCAAGATATGACCAAGGTCATGCGGCAAGTGGCCTCATACTTTGGGGAAATATTCCAAACTGACTACCGATTTGTTGACAAGCACGAATTGGACAATTGGTTAAAGGAGGCTTAA